The genomic region ATCTTAGTTCCCTCCGGTGCATATTGACTAAGAGTGGCGTAGAGCTTAACACGTACTTCCATGAATATACACCCCGCTAGTAGTAGTCAACATCAACATCGCTCTGTGTGTAGCCATGGCCTTTGAGATGTTGGCCGCCACACAGCAATCGCATGTTGAATGGAAAAAGGCCTATTCGTGCATCATCTGGAATCTCTTCAGATGGCTTAACCAAATTGCCATTTAGAAAACAGTCTCCTACGTCATCTTTTTCCAAGCCCAATCGATTCAAGAGATCTGCAAAGGTTTCTCCCTCTTCATGCTCTAGTTCGAGTATTGTATTCTCATTGGCTCGAGCATTATCAACGAGACACCTAAGCCTTCCATAGAGGTGTACACGAATCATTGTACCAATATCCTATTGGGGTCAAATAAGCCATAAGGTACAAACAAAAGAAAAGATGCGGGGGATTGCGTCCCCCATTGCATTGAACTATTTGTGTACTGCGTCTAGTTCCTCATCAGGCACGTCAAAGGTCACATTATGAGGCGGTAGCTCTTCATCATAGAAGAATTCAGGCAGCCTATCATCCTCTTTCGTGAAACCTGCCTTCTTGTTGAACTCGCGCTCAAGTTCGAGCACATGCATACCGTAAT from Candidatus Thorarchaeota archaeon harbors:
- a CDS encoding MoaD/ThiS family protein yields the protein MIRVHLYGRLRCLVDNARANENTILELEHEEGETFADLLNRLGLEKDDVGDCFLNGNLVKPSEEIPDDARIGLFPFNMRLLCGGQHLKGHGYTQSDVDVDYY